A genomic window from candidate division TA06 bacterium includes:
- a CDS encoding phosphoglycerate kinase, producing the protein MKKLSIRDLDLKGRRALVRVDFNVPQDKKTGAIKDDSRIAGALPTIGYLMDHGAKVILMSHLGRPEGQVNMQFTLQPIAEKLSELLKKPVKFAPDCSGPEPLKMSQELEEGEVLLLENLRFHAGEEKNDPAFAKQLSQLGDLYVNDAFGAAHRAHASTEGITKHFKQNAAGFLMENEIDCLSAAMEKPEHPFVAILGGAKVSDKIAVIENLIPKADAILIGGAMAYTFLKAQGHSVGESLVENDKLEMAREILKKSQKIKFLLPSDHIAAEKKEGEPDKKGKPTFTFVNPKEGAEIPKGLAGVDIGSKTIAEYNKVIAGAKTIVWNGPMGIFETPEYAKGTFAIAKAVAASGAKSIVGGGDSASAVHLAGVAGRISHISTGGGASLEFLEGKILPGLAALTDK; encoded by the coding sequence AGAAGACCGGAGCCATCAAGGACGATTCCCGGATCGCCGGGGCTTTGCCCACCATTGGCTATCTGATGGATCACGGAGCTAAAGTTATTTTGATGTCCCACCTGGGCCGGCCCGAAGGTCAGGTCAATATGCAGTTCACGCTACAACCCATAGCCGAAAAATTGTCGGAACTGCTGAAAAAGCCGGTCAAGTTCGCTCCGGACTGCAGCGGCCCCGAGCCGCTGAAAATGTCGCAGGAACTGGAGGAGGGCGAGGTCCTTTTGCTGGAGAACCTGCGCTTCCATGCCGGGGAAGAGAAGAACGATCCGGCTTTTGCCAAGCAACTGTCCCAACTGGGCGATCTCTACGTCAACGACGCCTTCGGGGCGGCCCACCGGGCCCATGCCTCTACCGAAGGGATCACCAAGCACTTCAAACAAAATGCCGCCGGGTTCCTGATGGAAAATGAGATCGATTGCCTGTCGGCCGCTATGGAAAAGCCCGAACATCCCTTTGTGGCCATCCTGGGCGGAGCCAAGGTCTCCGACAAGATCGCGGTGATCGAGAACCTGATCCCCAAGGCCGACGCCATCCTGATCGGCGGGGCCATGGCTTATACTTTTTTAAAGGCCCAAGGCCATAGCGTCGGCGAGTCGCTGGTTGAAAACGATAAATTGGAGATGGCCAGAGAGATACTGAAAAAATCCCAAAAAATAAAGTTCCTTCTGCCTTCGGACCACATCGCGGCCGAGAAGAAAGAAGGAGAGCCAGACAAGAAGGGCAAGCCGACTTTCACTTTTGTCAATCCTAAAGAGGGCGCAGAAATTCCAAAAGGCCTGGCCGGGGTGGACATCGGCTCCAAGACCATTGCCGAATACAACAAGGTCATTGCCGGGGCCAAGACCATTGTCTGGAACGGGCCGATGGGCATATTCGAAACTCCCGAATACGCCAAGGGGACATTCGCCATCGCCAAGGCGGTGGCGGCCTCCGGGGCCAAGTCCATCGTCGGCGGGGGGGACTCGGCCTCGGCCGTGCACCTCGCCGGGGTGGCCGGCAGGATCAGCCATATCTCTACCGGAGGCGGGGCCTCGTTGGAATTCTTGGAAGGGAAGATCCTGCCCGGCCTGGCGGCCCTGACGGACAAATGA